One window of Candidatus Microthrix subdominans genomic DNA carries:
- a CDS encoding SGNH/GDSL hydrolase family protein, which translates to MNWRGGGLSLAAAAVAVLSCGLAGCANPNEGDSVAVIGDSITDLDQTDLHEQLGDEYQLVISGNFGSTIEAVQQEAKFVGARDFDQVIFNIGTNDVIENLDVDTSVAALREEIGYYDSARCVFLVNINEHMINRRTGEVTTDAAVRFNAAFDQLTDENPRISVIDWRDATSSTLNNDDPPVSRLTQDSVHPTTEGNRKLNDLYAAALEGC; encoded by the coding sequence ATGAATTGGCGAGGTGGTGGGCTCTCTCTGGCGGCGGCGGCGGTGGCGGTGCTCAGCTGTGGGCTGGCTGGCTGCGCCAACCCCAATGAGGGCGATTCGGTGGCCGTCATCGGCGACTCGATCACCGACTTGGACCAGACCGACCTGCACGAGCAGCTGGGAGACGAGTACCAACTGGTGATCTCCGGCAACTTCGGGTCCACCATCGAAGCGGTCCAACAGGAGGCCAAGTTTGTTGGGGCACGCGACTTCGATCAGGTGATCTTCAACATCGGCACCAACGACGTGATCGAGAACCTGGACGTCGACACTTCGGTCGCCGCGCTGAGGGAGGAGATCGGCTACTACGACTCCGCCCGGTGCGTGTTTCTCGTCAACATCAACGAACACATGATCAACCGTCGCACCGGAGAAGTGACCACCGATGCCGCGGTGCGGTTCAACGCCGCTTTTGACCAGCTGACAGACGAGAACCCGCGGATCTCGGTCATCGACTGGAGGGATGCGACCTCGTCGACGCTCAACAACGATGACCCGCCGGTCAGCAGGCTGACCCAGGATTCGGTCCATCCCACCACCGAGGGCAACCGCAAGCTCAACGACCTGTACGCCGCGGCGCTCGAAGGCTGCTGA
- a CDS encoding NAD(P)-dependent oxidoreductase, with amino-acid sequence MTELPDLDGRQVFITGANGFVGRALADRCRGLGADVVGLDTDAALERGVVAGDITNPAPWQGLLHGCDLVIHTAAVMTNNVDPALAWSVNVVGTRRVIEASADAGVGRLVHLSSMGVARFAQTQTEAVQRFNPGAPLDERWPLMPTGNPYTDTKIAGEHAVLAAHAAGELAATIIRPADVYGPGCRPWVLEPLAAIRAGHFLLPNHGEGLFTAIYVDDLVDGILTAATTEAAAGHIIHLGGEQPVTTAEYFGHFYRMLGLEGPPRSYSTRTAVAIAEAARRSYQLAHKPTELGRGVMEMLNKSRPVSNAKAHQLLGWEPQVSLSEGMARTEAWLRTEGHLGDAAR; translated from the coding sequence GTGACTGAGCTCCCCGATCTCGACGGGCGCCAGGTGTTCATCACCGGCGCCAACGGCTTCGTGGGCCGGGCGCTGGCCGACCGCTGCCGGGGCCTGGGTGCCGACGTGGTCGGCCTGGACACCGATGCCGCACTGGAACGGGGCGTCGTGGCAGGCGACATCACCAATCCGGCGCCGTGGCAAGGGCTGCTACACGGCTGCGACCTCGTGATCCACACCGCTGCGGTGATGACCAACAACGTCGACCCCGCGCTGGCGTGGTCGGTCAACGTGGTCGGCACCCGCCGGGTGATCGAGGCCTCAGCCGACGCCGGGGTCGGCCGGTTGGTGCACCTGTCCTCCATGGGCGTCGCCCGGTTTGCCCAGACGCAGACCGAGGCCGTGCAGCGATTCAACCCCGGAGCGCCGCTGGACGAGCGCTGGCCGCTGATGCCGACCGGCAACCCCTACACCGACACCAAGATCGCCGGCGAGCATGCAGTTTTGGCAGCGCATGCAGCCGGCGAGTTGGCCGCCACCATCATCCGACCGGCCGACGTCTACGGGCCGGGGTGTCGGCCTTGGGTGCTGGAACCGCTGGCTGCCATCCGGGCAGGCCACTTTCTGCTGCCCAACCATGGTGAGGGGCTGTTCACCGCCATCTATGTGGACGACCTGGTCGACGGCATCCTGACCGCAGCCACCACCGAGGCGGCCGCCGGGCACATCATTCACCTGGGCGGTGAGCAGCCGGTCACCACTGCGGAGTACTTCGGCCACTTCTACCGCATGCTCGGGCTGGAGGGCCCGCCCCGCAGCTATTCCACCCGCACCGCCGTCGCCATCGCCGAGGCGGCGCGGCGCAGCTACCAGCTGGCCCACAAACCCACCGAGTTGGGCCGGGGCGTCATGGAGATGCTCAACAAGTCGCGCCCCGTCTCCAACGCAAAGGCCCACCAGCTGCTGGGCTGGGAGCCGCAGGTGAGCCTGTCCGAGGGGATGGCCCGCACCGAGGCGTGGTTGCGAACCGAAGGTCATCTCGGCGACGCCGCCAGGTGA
- a CDS encoding thiamine pyrophosphate-binding protein, with product MADDQTMMTVGELMAKCLQAEGVTFMCGIVDGAHIPLVSQLGDYGIEYLNTHHEEAATHIAEAHARISHRPTVVIGNPGPGGANMLAGLTSAHGEGHPVVAIACTRRSATTQPERGGAWQATDLVDMAKPITKYSALIARADRVPELIRAAFRAATTGRHGPAFLAIPDELLAEEIDISTMRITPADRNRVISMGAGDPAAIERAADALANAERPFLYAGKGVAWAGAADEFVALGDHLAAAMSTSLGARGVVPEDHPHYFHIFDMATTTAVRSDADVVLVVGARLGEYDGWGMPPAWGDPDAQHTIQIDCDPMSMGLNRPVDEAVVADAKAALTALSEAVRARCEPRTELVDAERYATMNAETVNNAVPFVMAEGTDGVNPGQMVMAAREFFARDAICVVDGGNTTLWAVALNPIFGPDSFLYSVKMGYLGTGLPFAIGAQLAAPERRVYLFSGDGAFGFNPMEVETAVRAGAPVITIVAVDSGWGMERAAHRFKGIDEARYQGTDISPDVRYDLMAEAMGAHGAYVTAMDEFVPALEAAVASGKPAVIHVRVDGELNTNAIGYEQFQYSRTL from the coding sequence ATGGCCGATGACCAAACGATGATGACCGTGGGCGAGCTGATGGCGAAGTGCCTCCAGGCCGAGGGGGTGACGTTTATGTGCGGCATCGTCGACGGTGCGCACATTCCGCTCGTCTCCCAGTTGGGCGACTACGGCATCGAGTACCTGAACACGCACCACGAGGAGGCGGCCACCCACATCGCCGAGGCCCACGCCCGCATCAGCCACAGGCCGACCGTCGTCATCGGAAACCCGGGGCCGGGCGGGGCCAACATGCTGGCCGGGCTCACCAGTGCCCATGGCGAGGGACACCCGGTGGTGGCCATTGCGTGCACCCGGCGCAGCGCCACCACCCAGCCCGAGCGAGGTGGCGCCTGGCAGGCGACCGACCTGGTGGACATGGCCAAGCCGATCACCAAGTACTCGGCGCTGATCGCGCGGGCCGACCGGGTACCCGAACTGATCCGGGCGGCCTTTCGCGCCGCCACCACCGGCCGCCATGGCCCGGCGTTTCTGGCCATCCCCGACGAGCTGCTGGCCGAGGAGATCGACATCTCGACCATGCGCATCACCCCGGCCGACCGCAACCGGGTGATCAGCATGGGTGCCGGCGACCCGGCCGCCATCGAGCGGGCGGCCGACGCGCTGGCCAACGCCGAGCGCCCCTTTCTCTATGCGGGCAAGGGCGTGGCCTGGGCGGGGGCGGCGGACGAGTTCGTGGCGCTGGGCGACCACCTCGCCGCCGCCATGTCCACCAGCCTGGGCGCACGCGGCGTGGTGCCCGAGGATCACCCCCACTACTTCCACATCTTCGACATGGCCACCACCACCGCCGTGCGCAGCGACGCCGACGTTGTGCTGGTGGTGGGCGCCCGCCTGGGCGAGTACGACGGCTGGGGCATGCCCCCGGCCTGGGGCGACCCCGACGCCCAGCACACGATCCAGATCGACTGCGACCCGATGTCGATGGGCCTCAACCGCCCGGTGGACGAGGCGGTCGTCGCCGACGCCAAGGCTGCGCTGACAGCGCTGAGCGAGGCGGTGCGGGCCCGCTGCGAACCTCGCACCGAGCTGGTCGACGCCGAGCGGTACGCCACCATGAACGCCGAGACCGTCAACAACGCGGTGCCGTTCGTGATGGCCGAGGGCACCGACGGCGTGAACCCCGGCCAGATGGTGATGGCCGCCCGCGAGTTCTTTGCCCGCGACGCCATCTGCGTGGTCGACGGCGGCAACACCACCCTGTGGGCGGTGGCGCTCAACCCCATCTTCGGACCCGACTCGTTCCTGTACTCGGTGAAGATGGGCTACCTGGGAACGGGCCTGCCCTTCGCCATCGGTGCGCAGCTGGCCGCCCCCGAACGACGTGTCTACCTGTTCAGCGGCGACGGAGCCTTCGGGTTCAACCCGATGGAGGTGGAGACGGCGGTTCGAGCGGGCGCGCCGGTGATCACCATCGTGGCGGTGGACAGCGGCTGGGGCATGGAGCGGGCGGCCCACCGGTTTAAGGGCATCGACGAAGCCCGCTACCAGGGCACCGACATCTCCCCCGACGTGCGCTACGACCTGATGGCCGAGGCGATGGGCGCCCACGGCGCCTACGTCACGGCGATGGACGAGTTCGTTCCGGCGCTGGAGGCCGCAGTGGCCTCGGGCAAGCCGGCGGTGATCCACGTGCGGGTCGACGGCGAGCTGAACACCAACGCCATCGGCTACGAGCAGTTCCAGTACAGCCGGACGCTGTGA
- a CDS encoding SDR family NAD(P)-dependent oxidoreductase: MTASTNWNTFHVTGGGSGIGRHLAGMLAGRGAAVAVFDRNIPADATAEIEAARSDVDRPVHTAEVDVCDADALAAAVAEAVTAIGPPRLAINSAGVSINDRFAEARREDFERTVAVNLFGSRNFAAAVLPHMGTGSRLGLIASLAGITGGYTYAGYAASKAGVIGLARVLRLEYAPEGIGVSVICPPEIMTPMVRQYDTTMHPATRALKDVAGTLPLDEACREMLEKLGRDQFTIIPGTKARRAALMTRLLPERVSTAVADRIVAKALKGAR; encoded by the coding sequence ATGACCGCATCGACCAACTGGAACACCTTCCACGTCACCGGCGGGGGCAGCGGCATCGGCCGTCACCTCGCCGGGATGCTGGCCGGGCGAGGCGCTGCGGTGGCGGTGTTCGACCGGAACATCCCGGCCGACGCCACAGCCGAGATCGAGGCGGCTCGGAGCGACGTCGACCGGCCGGTGCACACCGCCGAGGTGGACGTGTGCGACGCCGACGCGCTGGCTGCGGCGGTCGCCGAGGCCGTGACCGCCATCGGCCCGCCACGGCTGGCGATCAACAGCGCCGGGGTGAGCATCAACGACCGCTTCGCCGAGGCGCGGCGGGAGGACTTTGAGCGCACCGTGGCGGTCAACCTGTTCGGCAGCCGCAACTTTGCCGCAGCCGTGCTTCCCCACATGGGCACGGGCTCCCGGCTGGGGCTGATCGCATCCCTGGCCGGCATCACCGGCGGTTACACCTACGCCGGGTACGCCGCCTCCAAGGCGGGCGTGATCGGCCTGGCCCGGGTGCTGCGCCTGGAGTACGCGCCCGAGGGCATCGGCGTGTCGGTGATCTGCCCGCCGGAGATCATGACGCCGATGGTGCGCCAGTACGACACCACGATGCACCCCGCTACCCGAGCGCTGAAGGACGTCGCCGGCACGCTGCCGCTCGACGAGGCATGCCGGGAGATGCTCGAAAAGCTCGGTAGGGACCAGTTCACCATCATCCCCGGGACCAAGGCACGCCGCGCTGCCCTCATGACCCGGCTGCTGCCCGAACGGGTGTCCACCGCGGTTGCCGACCGCATCGTCGCCAAAGCGCTGAAGGGTGCACGGTGA
- the sulP gene encoding sulfate permease — translation MPPVKRLLPIFEWLPRYQRSDLRYDVIAGVTVSALVVPKALGYAGIALIPIQNGLYAAAAGALIYAIFGTSRQISTGPSSAIAAVAASAVVTTGLPADEAPQLVAAVTLMAGVLFLALSVLKMGWISRFLSKAVITGFLFGAAIEVVVGELPKTTGTEASGENSWREFASWWNSLDSFHGTTLLVGAVALGAILAMRFIWPRVPGALVLVVGGLVAAQVFNLADRGVATVGEVPRGVPAPAFPGLSVFTENFPTITVAAIALLLIGFSQTAGDARMFASRHKYRIDVDQESLAQGMSNVGSGLFQGMPVSTSLSASSLSDSTGARTQMSSVVTGAMVILTLLVFAPLFSDLPKPVLAAIIIDAVVFGMMDVAEMRRLWRVARVDFWIAIGAILGVLTSGVLAGVIIGIVLSLGWLVYVNARPPTPELGRRPGTTTFRPLEQYPDDETYPGVLVLGFDGGLYFATTEVLTDRLRDKVVDADPPIEDVILDFEAVNFIDSQGVGELDRLAGVDGDLGITVHFARMKDDVRAVLAADGVVDRLGPDHFHVTVDGAMKAVLAARQTR, via the coding sequence GTGCCACCGGTGAAGCGCCTGCTGCCCATCTTCGAGTGGCTGCCCAGGTATCAGCGATCCGACCTGCGCTACGACGTGATCGCCGGCGTGACCGTGTCGGCCCTTGTGGTGCCAAAAGCGCTCGGCTACGCAGGGATCGCCCTCATTCCGATCCAGAACGGGCTCTACGCCGCGGCTGCGGGTGCGTTGATCTACGCGATCTTCGGAACGTCGCGCCAGATCTCCACCGGCCCCAGCTCGGCGATCGCCGCTGTTGCCGCCAGCGCAGTGGTGACGACGGGGCTGCCGGCCGACGAGGCCCCACAGCTGGTTGCGGCGGTGACCTTGATGGCGGGAGTCCTGTTCCTCGCGCTGTCGGTGCTCAAGATGGGGTGGATCTCGCGGTTCCTCTCCAAGGCGGTGATCACCGGCTTCTTGTTTGGCGCTGCGATCGAGGTGGTCGTCGGTGAGCTGCCCAAGACGACCGGTACGGAGGCGTCGGGTGAGAACAGCTGGCGCGAGTTCGCCAGTTGGTGGAACTCGCTCGACTCCTTCCATGGCACCACGCTGCTGGTCGGCGCGGTTGCTCTGGGGGCCATCCTCGCAATGCGGTTCATCTGGCCGCGGGTGCCCGGAGCGCTGGTGTTGGTGGTGGGCGGTCTCGTGGCGGCCCAGGTGTTCAACCTGGCGGATCGCGGCGTGGCGACGGTTGGTGAGGTGCCTCGCGGCGTGCCGGCGCCTGCGTTCCCCGGATTGTCGGTGTTTACAGAGAACTTTCCGACGATCACCGTCGCTGCGATTGCGTTGCTGCTGATCGGCTTCTCTCAGACCGCCGGCGACGCCCGCATGTTCGCCTCCCGGCACAAGTATCGAATCGACGTCGACCAGGAGTCGCTCGCCCAGGGCATGTCCAATGTGGGGAGCGGCCTGTTTCAAGGCATGCCGGTCTCAACGAGCCTGTCGGCAAGCTCGCTCAGCGACTCGACCGGGGCGCGCACCCAGATGAGCTCGGTCGTCACGGGTGCGATGGTGATCCTGACGCTGCTCGTGTTCGCACCGCTGTTCTCCGACCTTCCCAAGCCGGTGCTCGCGGCGATCATCATCGACGCAGTGGTGTTCGGCATGATGGACGTTGCCGAGATGCGCCGTCTCTGGCGGGTTGCGCGTGTCGATTTCTGGATCGCTATCGGCGCGATCCTGGGAGTGTTGACCAGCGGAGTGCTGGCCGGTGTCATCATCGGGATCGTGCTGTCGCTGGGGTGGCTGGTGTACGTGAACGCTCGCCCCCCGACCCCCGAGCTTGGCCGTCGTCCTGGGACCACCACGTTCCGCCCGCTCGAGCAGTACCCGGACGACGAGACCTACCCCGGGGTTCTCGTGCTTGGCTTCGATGGCGGCCTCTACTTCGCCACGACCGAGGTGCTGACCGACCGACTGCGCGACAAGGTGGTCGATGCCGACCCGCCGATCGAGGATGTCATCTTGGACTTCGAGGCCGTCAACTTCATCGACTCACAGGGTGTCGGCGAACTCGACCGCTTGGCGGGTGTCGACGGCGACCTGGGGATCACGGTCCACTTCGCCCGCATGAAGGACGACGTGCGAGCGGTACTTGCGGCGGACGGTGTGGTCGATCGCCTCGGGCCGGATCACTTCCACGTGACCGTCGACGGCGCCATGAAGGCAGTGCTCGCAGCCCGACAGACCCGCTGA
- a CDS encoding metalloregulator ArsR/SmtB family transcription factor, with amino-acid sequence MELVFKALADPTRRELLDELFRRDGQPLNALVERFDMSRIGVAKHLRLLEEAGLVVTKRRGREKLHYLNPVPIRLVHDRWVSKFTEGWTAGLVDLKEELEHTMEKVFEIYIRTTPERLWEAITDPNIRAKYNFGAGVRSDWTPGSSFTMAHPNGLDLLGEGENLEVEPPRRLVQSMRALWGPEVIAEGTSRVTWEIEPVGDSCRLTVTHDQLREGANDQLFGGWPMILSGLKTWLETGELLTTPGSMMYQGNGHPGARADRASP; translated from the coding sequence ATGGAACTGGTGTTCAAGGCGCTGGCCGACCCGACACGGCGGGAACTGCTCGACGAGCTGTTCCGGCGCGACGGGCAGCCGCTGAATGCCTTGGTCGAGCGTTTCGACATGTCCCGCATCGGGGTGGCCAAGCACCTGCGTCTGCTGGAAGAGGCAGGGCTGGTCGTCACCAAGCGACGGGGCCGCGAGAAGCTGCACTACCTCAACCCGGTTCCCATCCGGCTGGTCCACGACCGCTGGGTGTCCAAGTTCACCGAAGGCTGGACCGCCGGCCTCGTCGACCTCAAGGAAGAACTGGAGCACACCATGGAAAAGGTTTTCGAGATCTACATTCGAACCACGCCCGAGCGGCTGTGGGAGGCGATCACCGACCCGAACATCAGGGCGAAGTACAACTTCGGGGCCGGCGTGAGATCGGACTGGACGCCCGGCTCCTCGTTCACCATGGCCCACCCGAACGGCTTGGACCTGCTCGGCGAGGGCGAGAACCTGGAGGTGGAGCCACCCCGCAGGCTGGTGCAATCGATGCGGGCGCTGTGGGGGCCCGAGGTGATCGCCGAGGGAACCAGCCGGGTCACCTGGGAGATCGAACCCGTCGGCGACTCGTGCCGTTTGACCGTCACCCACGACCAACTGCGAGAGGGCGCCAACGACCAGCTGTTCGGCGGCTGGCCGATGATCCTCTCCGGCCTGAAGACCTGGCTCGAGACCGGCGAACTGCTCACCACCCCCGGCTCGATGATGTACCAAGGGAACGGGCACCCGGGAGCTCGCGCTGACAGAGCGTCGCCCTGA
- a CDS encoding methyltransferase domain-containing protein translates to MPPATSSTWPGHARRSDASGTSATPATTSPCSAVGPTPPLLAEASHLQTGRALDVGCGEGADAIWLAKQGWDVTATDISAVAIDRARAAADEADVDPTFTAVDSVVDRPAPQAFDLVMLAFPR, encoded by the coding sequence CTGCCGCCGGCAACGTCCTCAACCTGGCCCGGACACGCGAGGCGGAGCGACGCGAGTGGGACGAGCGCTACGCCGGCCACGACATCGCCATGTTCAGCGGTCGGCCCAACGCCGCCCCTGCTCGCCGAGGCCTCGCACCTGCAGACGGGACGTGCGCTCGATGTCGGATGCGGGGAGGGTGCCGACGCCATCTGGCTGGCAAAGCAGGGCTGGGACGTCACCGCCACCGACATCTCCGCCGTCGCCATCGACCGGGCCAGGGCCGCCGCCGACGAGGCGGACGTGGACCCAACCTTCACGGCCGTCGACTCGGTCGTCGATCGGCCGGCGCCGCAGGCGTTCGACCTCGTCATGCTCGCCTTCCCGCGCTGA